In a genomic window of Sphingomonas koreensis:
- a CDS encoding UbiA family prenyltransferase: protein MSVATAIRPDEAGEVSPSEIRGFYPLVLDLDGTLLRTDLLLECALQFVRTRPLRVFLLLWWALHGIAYLKQQLAERAELAIDLLPVNEALAAYAQTAADNGREVIIATAANQLLAQHVCDRFDFAREALASTAELNLKGKRKAEALAARYPDGFVYAGDAAADLHVWRAARFAIFAGDDAGVFNRVKALVPVEAHFQRERAGLTGWMKALRVHQWAKNGLIFLPMMLAGVLLDLNAWLACTLGFVAMGVTASATYLLNDLMDLQEDRRHWSKRNRALASGTISIPAATLASIFLLGAGFGLAMLAGGLPTLALVLLYCAATLTYSLYLKRVPLLDVTVLAGLFTLRLAVGAVIVDVRLSAWLMVFSMFLFFSLALAKRSIELTRTISRGSAITAMHGRGYVPADAPFVSTLGVSSALTAVAIMVLYLIHEAFPSALYSHPEVLWAAPVLIGLWLGRIWLLCTRGQLNDDPVQFTVHDRVSILLGAGVMCSFAGAALLR from the coding sequence GTGAGTGTTGCAACTGCAATTCGGCCAGACGAAGCAGGGGAAGTCTCACCTTCGGAAATCCGCGGCTTCTATCCGCTCGTCCTCGATCTAGATGGTACGCTGCTTCGCACCGATCTGCTCCTCGAATGCGCACTGCAGTTTGTACGCACGCGTCCATTGCGGGTCTTCCTGCTCCTGTGGTGGGCGCTCCACGGGATCGCATATCTGAAGCAGCAGCTCGCCGAACGGGCCGAACTCGCCATCGACCTGCTCCCAGTTAACGAAGCGCTAGCCGCCTATGCGCAGACCGCGGCCGACAATGGGCGCGAGGTAATCATCGCGACCGCGGCGAACCAGCTTCTTGCGCAGCATGTGTGCGATCGTTTCGATTTCGCGCGCGAGGCGCTGGCCTCGACCGCCGAGCTGAATTTGAAGGGCAAGCGGAAGGCCGAGGCGCTGGCCGCACGCTATCCGGACGGATTCGTCTATGCGGGCGACGCAGCTGCGGACCTGCATGTCTGGCGTGCTGCACGCTTCGCCATCTTTGCCGGCGACGACGCTGGCGTCTTCAACCGGGTCAAGGCGCTGGTTCCGGTCGAAGCCCATTTCCAGCGTGAGCGCGCCGGTCTGACCGGCTGGATGAAGGCGCTCCGTGTCCATCAATGGGCGAAGAACGGGCTGATCTTTCTGCCGATGATGCTGGCCGGCGTGCTACTCGATCTCAATGCCTGGCTGGCCTGCACGCTGGGCTTCGTCGCGATGGGTGTCACCGCCTCGGCGACCTACCTGCTCAATGACCTGATGGACCTGCAGGAGGATCGCCGGCACTGGAGCAAGCGCAACCGCGCGCTCGCTTCCGGCACGATTAGTATTCCTGCCGCGACACTGGCTTCGATCTTTCTTCTGGGAGCAGGCTTCGGCCTAGCCATGCTGGCGGGCGGCCTTCCGACGCTGGCGCTCGTCCTGCTCTATTGCGCGGCCACGCTGACCTATTCGCTCTATCTCAAGCGGGTGCCGCTGCTCGACGTGACTGTGCTGGCGGGACTCTTCACGCTGCGCCTGGCGGTCGGCGCGGTGATCGTCGATGTCCGGCTTTCGGCTTGGCTGATGGTATTCTCGATGTTCCTGTTCTTCTCGCTGGCGCTGGCCAAGCGTTCGATCGAGCTTACGCGGACGATCAGCCGGGGATCGGCGATCACGGCGATGCACGGGCGAGGCTATGTTCCTGCGGACGCACCGTTCGTCTCGACGCTGGGTGTGTCTTCCGCGCTCACCGCGGTCGCGATCATGGTACTCTACCTGATCCACGAGGCCTTCCCCAGCGCGCTCTACAGCCATCCGGAGGTGCTCTGGGCCGCACCGGTCCTGATCGGGCTCTGGCTCGGCCGGATCTGGCTGCTTTGCACTCGTGGCCAGCTCAACGACGATCCGGTGCAGTTCACCGTGCACGACCGGGTCAGCATCCTTCTCGGCGCCGGCGTGATGTGCAGCTTTGCCGGCGCGGCGCTGTTGCGGTGA